In the genome of Rhodoplanes sp. Z2-YC6860, one region contains:
- a CDS encoding DUF2312 domain-containing protein, with protein sequence MSAVEKEQPEAANTRFAKDQLKAFVERIERLEEEKKTISEDIRDVYAESKANGFDTKALRAVIRLRKQEPTERNEQQMILETYMHALGMLAA encoded by the coding sequence ATGTCCGCCGTGGAAAAAGAGCAGCCCGAAGCCGCCAACACCCGCTTCGCCAAGGACCAGCTCAAGGCCTTCGTCGAGCGGATCGAGCGGCTCGAGGAGGAGAAGAAGACCATCTCCGAGGACATCCGCGACGTCTATGCGGAATCCAAGGCCAACGGCTTCGACACCAAGGCACTGCGCGCCGTGATCCGGCTGCGCAAGCAGGAGCCGACCGAGCGCAACGAGCAGCAGATGATCCTGGAAACCTACATGCACGCGCTGGGGATGCTGGCGGCGTAA
- a CDS encoding DUF882 domain-containing protein: MRRAGLATFCVLAGSAAFQQAGAVNPDDTRTISLHHVHTNEDLTITFKRNGQYDEAALQKINWILRDWRKNQAIAMDPHEIDLLWEVYRDVGAKGPIHIICGYRSPETNSMLRSRSKGVAKFSQHTLGKAIDFYIPGIPLDVLRATAMKVQGGGVGYYPTSGSPFVHVDVGNVRAWPRMTREQLVKLFPDGRTVHLPADGKPLPGYQLALADVERGQRSVAKPEKRNFLARLFSRDKDAEEADDNASAASEPSPAPAPAARSVVAAAKPAPSAQAAAPARTMVLASAATPEPVAVAAETTVQVPMPPRRPIYQVATADALPPAPAPRPAAPINLASLSPNDIIGMRGLWDAQPQPADTQASDSNLSSARRTLAASLSGNRDLTAGINSFASSSDRVPVETALAYAAPDAGTNSRPRAVVSTNGSSSSVAEKPANFTANRVARTADRLDDPWLRGVILAPSVQSSLVVMRVGELDVTSLTQHMQKPASSVVMTFNADPNAGMTTDSFTGSAVVFQTTVIFNSNSRRTAALR; the protein is encoded by the coding sequence GTGCGTCGTGCCGGGCTGGCCACATTTTGCGTCCTTGCCGGATCGGCAGCCTTCCAGCAGGCCGGCGCCGTTAACCCCGACGACACCCGCACGATTTCGCTGCATCACGTCCACACCAACGAAGATCTGACCATTACGTTCAAGCGGAACGGCCAGTACGACGAGGCCGCGCTGCAGAAGATCAACTGGATCCTGCGCGATTGGCGCAAGAACCAAGCGATCGCCATGGACCCGCACGAGATCGATCTTCTTTGGGAGGTCTATCGCGACGTCGGCGCCAAAGGGCCGATCCACATCATTTGCGGCTACCGGTCGCCCGAAACCAATTCCATGCTGCGCAGCCGCAGCAAGGGCGTCGCCAAGTTCAGCCAGCACACGCTCGGCAAGGCGATCGACTTCTACATCCCTGGAATTCCGCTCGACGTCTTGCGCGCCACTGCCATGAAGGTGCAGGGCGGCGGCGTCGGCTATTACCCGACCTCGGGTTCGCCATTCGTGCATGTCGACGTCGGCAATGTGCGCGCCTGGCCGCGCATGACCCGCGAGCAACTCGTCAAGCTGTTCCCGGATGGCCGCACCGTGCATCTGCCGGCCGACGGCAAGCCGCTGCCGGGATATCAACTGGCACTGGCCGACGTCGAACGCGGCCAGCGCAGCGTGGCGAAGCCTGAAAAGAGGAACTTCCTGGCGCGACTGTTCAGCCGCGACAAGGACGCCGAGGAGGCGGACGACAACGCTTCTGCGGCCAGCGAGCCTTCACCGGCTCCCGCGCCCGCCGCGCGCAGTGTCGTTGCCGCCGCCAAGCCCGCGCCGTCAGCGCAGGCCGCCGCGCCAGCCCGCACCATGGTGCTCGCATCGGCCGCGACGCCGGAGCCCGTTGCCGTCGCCGCCGAAACCACCGTTCAAGTGCCGATGCCGCCGCGACGGCCGATCTATCAGGTCGCCACAGCGGACGCGTTGCCGCCGGCTCCCGCGCCACGTCCGGCTGCGCCGATCAATCTCGCGTCGCTGTCGCCGAATGACATCATCGGCATGCGCGGCCTCTGGGACGCCCAGCCGCAGCCCGCCGACACCCAAGCTTCGGACAGCAATCTTTCGAGCGCGCGCCGCACGCTGGCCGCGTCGCTCAGCGGCAACCGCGATCTGACGGCCGGGATCAACTCTTTCGCCAGTTCGTCGGACCGTGTGCCGGTCGAAACCGCGCTCGCTTATGCGGCTCCCGACGCCGGCACCAATTCGCGCCCGCGCGCGGTCGTCTCCACCAACGGCAGTTCGTCCTCGGTCGCCGAGAAGCCCGCCAATTTCACGGCCAACCGCGTTGCCCGGACGGCCGATCGGCTCGACGATCCCTGGCTGCGCGGCGTGATCCTGGCGCCGAGTGTGCAGAGCTCGCTCGTCGTCATGCGGGTCGGCGAGCTCGACGTCACGAGCCTCACCCAGCACATGCAGAAGCCGGCCTCCTCCGTGGTGATGACGTTCAACGCCGATCCGAACGCCGGCATGACCACCGACAGCTTCACCGGCAGCGCCGTGGTGTTCCAAACCACCGTGATCTTCAACAGCAACTCCCGCCGCACGGCAGCGCTGCGCTAG
- a CDS encoding UbiD family decarboxylase — MTLSNSILDTRFRSALGRMADQGRLQTYSAPVDPYLEIAGIMKKLDGGPALLFSKVNGHDMPVIGNLLSCQPNVEAAFGIDFRGVREFVGRALGDPKPPVLMERGPAQEQVHTTNIDLGKMLPALHHTAADAGRYMTAGIVITRDPETQVYNASYHRLMLCGPNKAAIQLDFGRHLRAAFERAQKKGQHLPVVVCIGSDLALHYTAATMGSQMPENADELAVAGGLCGRPLSVVKAVSQDLLVPAESEIVLEGVLKCDEEVMEGPFGEFVGYLAPADPGPVFEVTAVTHRNKPIYHAINGYGRETVVLRKYVLEASLLKVLQGAVPIVTDAEMTAGGLHRFHAIVQVKKTGPAHDGLQRNAIMASFGALKDLDMVIVVDDDIDIRDWADVEYALATRMEASKDLFTIPAARGHEYVRVSDRGMRTKLGIDATVPFAEKERFARCEFKPMELDAKAMSTDADVARKRLDL, encoded by the coding sequence TTGACGCTTTCCAACTCGATCCTCGACACCCGCTTTCGTTCGGCGCTCGGCCGCATGGCCGATCAGGGCCGCTTGCAGACCTATTCGGCGCCGGTCGATCCGTATCTCGAGATCGCCGGCATCATGAAGAAGCTCGACGGCGGGCCGGCGCTGCTGTTCTCCAAGGTGAACGGCCACGACATGCCGGTGATCGGCAACCTGCTGTCCTGCCAGCCCAACGTCGAAGCAGCCTTCGGCATCGACTTCCGCGGCGTGCGCGAGTTCGTCGGCCGGGCGCTCGGCGATCCGAAGCCGCCGGTGCTGATGGAGCGCGGACCCGCGCAGGAGCAGGTGCACACGACCAACATCGATCTTGGCAAGATGCTGCCGGCGCTGCACCACACCGCGGCAGACGCGGGCCGCTACATGACCGCCGGCATCGTCATCACCCGCGATCCCGAAACCCAAGTCTACAACGCGTCCTATCACCGCCTGATGCTGTGCGGGCCGAACAAGGCCGCCATCCAGCTCGACTTCGGCCGCCACCTGCGCGCCGCCTTCGAGCGCGCTCAGAAGAAGGGCCAGCATCTGCCGGTGGTGGTGTGCATCGGCTCGGACCTCGCGCTGCACTACACCGCCGCCACCATGGGCTCGCAGATGCCGGAGAATGCCGACGAGCTGGCGGTCGCCGGCGGGCTGTGCGGCCGGCCGCTGTCGGTCGTGAAGGCGGTCTCGCAGGACCTCCTAGTGCCGGCCGAAAGCGAAATCGTGCTCGAAGGCGTGCTCAAGTGCGACGAAGAGGTGATGGAAGGCCCGTTCGGCGAGTTCGTCGGCTATCTGGCGCCGGCCGATCCCGGTCCGGTGTTCGAAGTCACCGCGGTGACGCATCGGAACAAACCGATCTATCACGCCATCAACGGCTACGGCCGCGAGACCGTGGTGTTGCGCAAATACGTTCTCGAAGCGAGCCTGCTGAAAGTTCTGCAAGGCGCGGTGCCGATCGTCACCGACGCCGAGATGACGGCCGGCGGCCTGCATCGCTTCCACGCCATCGTACAGGTGAAGAAGACCGGCCCTGCGCATGACGGGCTGCAGCGCAACGCCATCATGGCGTCGTTCGGCGCGTTGAAAGACCTCGACATGGTGATCGTCGTCGACGACGACATCGACATCCGCGACTGGGCCGACGTCGAATATGCGCTGGCGACCCGCATGGAGGCCTCGAAGGACCTGTTCACGATTCCGGCCGCGCGCGGCCACGAATATGTGCGCGTCAGCGACCGCGGCATGCGCACCAAGCTCGGCATCGACGCCACTGTGCCGTTCGCCGAGAAAGAGCGGTTCGCGCGCTGCGAGTTCAAGCCGATGGAGCTCGACGCGAAGGCGATGAGCACGGATGCCGACGTGGCGCGGAAGCGCCTCGATCTGTGA
- a CDS encoding dienelactone hydrolase family protein yields the protein MIVNRAIAVVFTALVVALAGQARAEIKTEWVEYSHGDVKLKGYLAYDDAITGKRPAVLVIHAREGMTENTKKNVEMFAKDGYVAFAADIFGYGQGVLPKDVPAMQAQTTMYNQNRTLLKARTQAGYDVLARHPLVDASKIAQAGYCFGGSTAVEFGSTGVPLAATLTFHGSFANHPAGWAKSLKGKMLIMHGAEDQGYPLTTVAGVIDELRAAKVDFQYEVYSGAQHGFSVPKSKPDQRADVQSRATAGRYLKELFNGE from the coding sequence ATGATCGTCAATCGAGCGATTGCTGTCGTATTCACGGCTCTTGTCGTCGCACTGGCCGGGCAGGCGCGAGCCGAAATCAAAACCGAGTGGGTCGAGTACAGCCACGGCGACGTGAAGCTGAAGGGCTACCTCGCCTATGACGACGCCATCACCGGCAAGCGTCCCGCCGTGCTCGTGATCCACGCTCGCGAGGGCATGACCGAGAACACCAAGAAGAACGTCGAGATGTTCGCGAAGGACGGCTACGTGGCGTTCGCGGCGGACATCTTCGGCTACGGCCAGGGCGTGCTGCCCAAGGACGTGCCGGCGATGCAGGCGCAGACCACGATGTACAACCAGAATCGCACGCTGCTGAAAGCACGGACGCAGGCGGGCTATGACGTGCTGGCCAGGCACCCGCTGGTCGACGCGTCGAAGATCGCGCAAGCCGGCTACTGCTTCGGCGGCAGCACCGCGGTCGAGTTCGGCTCGACCGGCGTGCCGCTCGCCGCAACACTGACCTTCCACGGCTCGTTCGCCAACCATCCGGCGGGCTGGGCCAAGAGCCTCAAGGGCAAGATGCTGATCATGCATGGCGCCGAAGACCAAGGCTATCCGCTCACGACGGTTGCGGGCGTGATCGACGAGCTGCGCGCCGCCAAGGTCGACTTCCAGTACGAGGTCTACAGCGGCGCCCAGCACGGCTTCTCGGTGCCCAAAAGCAAGCCCGACCAGCGCGCCGACGTGCAGTCGCGGGCCACGGCGGGCCGCTACCTGAAAGAGTTGTTCAACGGGGAGTAG